A segment of the Symmachiella macrocystis genome:
CAGCTTCTGGTGGGCAGGGATATTAATATCGCTTGCGGAGGCGCGGTGAACAAGGATATTCCGCTTCCGGTATCAGGCGAGAAAATAAGCGATGCGTCGACATATCATCGGTAGCGTGGTCCTCGGTGTTACAGCAGCGGTATTCGCGTTGAATGCGTGGATGCACACATTCGCCACCATCCAAGACAAAGGCTACCAAATTGGAAACGTCTTCATTTGTGCTGTCGTGTTCATAGTTGCTTTTATCGATGGCGTCATTGAAGGAATTATGCGGCGGGTTGAAACTCGCAGTTATTTTATGGCCACCGCTCTGGCCGCTGTGCTGGTAGCGGCCATTTCGATAGTCGGGACCAGATATCGCATAAATGCGACGAAGCATTATCTTGCGAAAACATATGCAACACTCGCGGCGAACGGGCCGCCGTTCCCCAGCGAATTGCCCGATCTCGTGCACGGGACATCCATTGATTTGATTTCGCACGGCTATTGGGTCGCCGAAGACCGAAAGTTGTTCGAGGTGTATTACCACGACGGTTCAGACTCCTTCACCAAAGTGTATCCGACTGGCCAATGGGATTGGCGCAGTAACAAATACGCTGGTCCGGATTCAGAACACGAATAGCAACCGAACGGGTATGTTCCACAGGAGCTGCGATTGAAGCTGCAGGAAGAGATTGAATCGTCGTACGGCGTAAAGAATCACCCAGTGTTGGCTAAGAATTATTCATTTTATTCTCGGCATTTGTTCGTGCTTGTCGCAGGATGGTAGCGACCATAGACTAGACAAGCGAAATCCCATGTCATTGAGAAGGGATGTGGAGGTTACTTGCGGAATGAATACGATAGCGCCAACAGGGCGAACATTGCGGTTGATCTTGAACGGCAAATCCGCAGGAAGCTCAATTATTCGTGAGGCAATTCACGCCGTACGAAAAAGTGGGCACCAGCTTGAGGTCCGCGTCACCTGGGAAGGTGGAGATGCGGGCCGGCTTGCTCGTGAAGCAGTTCACGATTCTGTTGATGTCGTTATTGCTGGCGGAGGCGATGGAACGGTCAATGAAGTTGCAAACGGCCTGCTGCAATCTGAGGGAACGTTGACCAGCGCCATGGCCGTGCTTCCGCTCGGCACAGCCAATGATTTTGCCAGCGGTTGCGGGATTCCTACGGATAATCCCGAGGCAGCACTGCTGCTGGCGGCCGAAGGCGACATCCACAACATCGATGTTGGTCAAATGAATGGCCGTATCTTCGTGAATGTGGCCAGCGGTGGGTTTGGCGCAGAAGTGACGGCCAATACACCGGTTGAGATGAAAAATCTCCTAGGTGGCGGTGCCTATTCATTGATGGGATTGGTAACCGCTTTAAAAATGCATCCGTATCGCGGCAAAGTCATTTCGCCGGATCGCGAAGACGAAGGGACTTTAATCATGATCGCAGTTGGAAACGGAAGTCAGGCGGGCGGCGGATACCAAGTTGCACCAAACGCTTTACTTGATGACGGTTTCCTCGACGTGATGGCAGTGCACGATGTCGAAGTAGGCGAACTCGGAACGCTCTTCAAAGAAATCATGAATCCGCAGCGGGTCGATAACCGCTATGTCTACTATGGTCAAATCGCATCATTCCAGATCGAAATGCTCGACGAACTCCAATTCAATCTCGATGGAGAGCCAGTGCGAGGCAAATCTTTTCAGTTCGACGTTTTGCCGCGGGCTTTACCGTTTGTATTGCCGAAGGGTGCCCCAATTATTGGAGACGCCTGACAAACTGCCTTTGCGCACGGCAAATGAACTACAACGTTTTGTTGCGTTTCATAATCCATCGTATCGACAGCAGCAAACTACGTTGTTGAAACGACCGGTGAGGAGCTCTAAGAGTGAACCTTCCAGTTCTACCTGCTGAGCAGGAGTCCGACGACTCGATCACATTAGATCAGCCGCTATTTGTCTTGCTGTCGAAGATCTACCTGCACGGCATCATCGCTTTGCTCGTATTATATGTGCTCATTGCGGCCGTCGGGTCCATCCTTCCCTATTTCGATTTCATTGCGAATCCCCCGGCACGGGTGGTTTTGGCCGTCTTCTCGATTCTTCTACTGCCTCCGCTAATAGGAATCGTGATTCGATTCGTGATTTTGCCGATGGTGGAAAAACACTCGACTTGGAGCAGATTCTCCAATTGGGATGAACGCCTTTTTTCAGAAGTCATACGGGCCAAGGAATCCGCGCAAATTGTCCTCGTAGACTGGCCGACTGATCGGCTACGAACAATGGGGGTCCTAACACGTTCGTTCGTTGACGAGTCAACAGGTGAACATTTGGCGGCGGTCTACGTTTTAAGCACGTCAACGACAAGGCATGGCTACGTTCACGTCTGCCGTTTGCGCGAGGTCACGCAGACGAATATGACGCTGAAGCAGTGGCAACTCTTTCAAGTCACTCTGGGAGCCTTCGGCCCGAAAAGCGTGCAAACGCGTGATATGGACGCAGAAGGTTGATCATCTTTGGCTCGGACGTAATGAGGCTCGCTGGCTTGCGATCCGGCGCGGCGATGTCTTAAAAAACGCTGGCTGCAGAATGCGAGCTAAAAACGTTACTCCAGTAATCGAAACACGCGACCGAGTGAGTCTGTCGCTTGTACGATCGTCGAAACACCGCGTTCGGTTGATCAAAAAGATCTACTCGCCGGGCTTATCAGTGTTGAGGAAGTCGCCGATGTTGCCCTCCAGCCTTCGGCCAAGTGTTCCGCCAATTGTCTCTAGCGGATGCTTGATCTTTTCACGGATCCGCTCTGCATCTTGTTGTATCGCGGCGACTTCGCCTTTGATCCGTTCTGCTTCGCGCGTCAACTCCATAATCACGGCTATACCAATAATCATTGAAATCGCCATCACGGTGGAAATACTCAGCACGCACCATTTGATGACTTCGATCGACTTGACCAATTTGGCGATGCCGGCTTCTTTCGTTCTCTGCTTCTGACGCTTGCGACGTCGAGCTTTGCGACGCGAACCTTTGGCTCGCTCCTCCTCGCGTTGCAAGAGAAGAGTTAGCGCTTCACGCACCTCAACGTTGCTCATTGGTTTTTCAACGGCCATCTTCGTAATCCCGGGGTGTGACTTGGTCCAAATTCCAATTTAGCATTCAATCGGCATCAAAATCACGAAAAAAACTTGGCTCTACGCAGATTAACGCGGGATGGTGGAATCGCACCATTATTAACGGATGATCAACCAAATTCGCGCCTCAGATCATGAGATGTTGTTTAGGTCACGATTCAGCTTTGACTTTTGATCGGTATTCAAATCCGAAACCTGCTTGGTAACCGAAAAATTGCTCCCGTTGAAATGACTCTGACTACACACTCCTTTTTTCCCGTCCACGTCGTTCTCGCTCCCTAGGGCGACGCACATTGTCCGGGCGCATAAAAACAGAAAAACCGGCAACGCGAGTTTCCTCGTCGTTGCCGGTTTCCCTTGAGTCTCTTCGAGCTGCGCGCGACGCTTAACCAGGTTTTTTCGGCAAGGCCACGGAGTACAGCATTGTGACGGTTCCCACCGACATCAAACTAAACGCGGCCCATTCCGGCGGGTCGAACTCTCGCTTTTGTTTGATACCCACGCTGCTGAACATACCACGGAATCCGCTCCGAGCACCGGGGGCTTCCTCCATATTCAGCGTCACTTTGTCAATCATCAGAAACGCAGCCCCCCAGAGAAGGACAAACAGCCCTACGGAGCAAAAAACAGATCTTAGCATTTCAAGGACCTCTTAGATGCGGCCCGAGGGAAGATAGAGCCTTAAACGCTCCCGACCACCTGCGGACGCGAAGACAACGAAAATTGTTCCATCTCAATTATCGACTCAGTTTTGAGACATCTTCAAACAGTTGCCTAAAAAGTGAGCCAGCAACCGGCAGGGCGTCAGATTGCAGCAATCAGGCCGTCCCGACCGGCTGCGGATTTGGCAAGGTTCGCCTGAGCGGTACAGTTTCCCATGCTCCAGCGGAGCGTGGCAGGTTTATGCGGGATAAAAAAAGGGCGCACCTAGGTTGTGAAAACCCGGTACGCCCAATTTTGATTGAAACCTGAATTTACGATTTACGGTCGGCGACGCCCACCATGGTGATGATGTCCGCCTCCGTGTCCGCCACGGTGTCCACCGCGATGCCCACCCCAGTGACCGCCTCGGTGTCCACCACGATGCCCGCCCCAGTGTCCGCCACGATGTCCACCACCGTGATGACCGCCATGATGTCCACGCCAGGGTCGGCGATAATATCCGCCACCACCACCCCAATGGATACTCCCGCCGTTCCAATGCACACCGCCGCCGTAGGGGCCGGAGTGCACAGCAAATCCACCGGCACCAACGATGTCGCTGGTTTCGCTCTCTTCCAAAGTTCGCTCGACGGACAAGTCTTCGATTTTGACGCGTGACATCAGTTGTGTCTCCTCAAGAATGTGTTGTGAGTTTTTGTAAAACGTTCCGTGAGATCAGTAACCGCTGTGAAATAATGAAGCAAAATGACAAGCAGCTTTAGGAGGGCGTCACCGAATCGTACGATTCGGCACGCCTTGCCCTAGCTGTTGCCGGTTGTCGATTAAGGACGACGTCGGCCACGGTGATGTCCACCGCCATGTCGTCCACGATGCGGCCCGCCCCAGTGACCACCACGACGTCCACCGCGAGGCCCACCCCAATGTCCACCGCGGTGTCCACCCCAAGGACGACGGTATCGTCCGCCGTTACCCCAATAGATGCTACCGCCATTCCAACGTACACCTCCGCCGTAAGGACCGGTGTGCACTGCGAATCCACCGGCACCGACGATGTCGTTGGTTTCGCTCTCTTCCAAAGTTCGCTCGACGGACAAATCCTCAATCTTGACGCATGACATTTTGCTTCTCCAACAATAAAGAGTGTCGTTTCTTGCATCTCTCTTGGTGGATCACATGATCCGGTTTGACTTGACTGGTAAACTACAATCGCAGGAATCGTGCCAGTCAGGTAATCGGATCACGCTTATCGAGAAAAACCGGACAGAGCCGTAGATGTTTATTTCTCGCAAGCTTATTCATAATAACACTTTAGGGGCCAATTTTCATCGAGACGATCTGTATGGCTCCCATTGGGAAATGCCCAAACTCGCCAGCAAACCCATCACCACAGACCCGATAGGTGTCGTCTTTATGAGTCATTCATAGAGTCAAAACGACAACACCTAACCGCTGGCCGTCGGCGACTGGTGTGCCCCTAAATCAATTGTCCGCCAATTGGGCCATGTGTGCATCGAACAACTGACCCCGCAATACGGCACGCAGGTCGTCGTCTAATTCGT
Coding sequences within it:
- the yegS gene encoding lipid kinase YegS, whose amino-acid sequence is MNTIAPTGRTLRLILNGKSAGSSIIREAIHAVRKSGHQLEVRVTWEGGDAGRLAREAVHDSVDVVIAGGGDGTVNEVANGLLQSEGTLTSAMAVLPLGTANDFASGCGIPTDNPEAALLLAAEGDIHNIDVGQMNGRIFVNVASGGFGAEVTANTPVEMKNLLGGGAYSLMGLVTALKMHPYRGKVISPDREDEGTLIMIAVGNGSQAGGGYQVAPNALLDDGFLDVMAVHDVEVGELGTLFKEIMNPQRVDNRYVYYGQIASFQIEMLDELQFNLDGEPVRGKSFQFDVLPRALPFVLPKGAPIIGDA